A genomic region of Brachionichthys hirsutus isolate HB-005 unplaced genomic scaffold, CSIRO-AGI_Bhir_v1 contig_257, whole genome shotgun sequence contains the following coding sequences:
- the LOC137914605 gene encoding dicarboxylate carrier UCP2-like: MVGLKPSDVPPPLGVKMASAGAAACIADIVTFPLDTAKVRLQIQGEKVAVGGIRYRGVFGTISTMVRTEGPRALYNGLVAGLQRQLCFASVRIGLYDNVKNFYTGSKDNPSILVRILAGCTTGAMAVSFAQPTDVVKVRFQAQMNLDGVARRYSGTMQAYKHIFQNEGIRGLWKGTLPNITRNALVNCTELVTYDLIKEAILRHNLLSDNLPCHFVSAFGAGFVTTVIASPVDVVKTRYMNSPPGQYRSAINCAWTMMTKEGPTAFYKGFVPSFLRLGSWNVVMFVSFEQIKRAMMVTKKRIDGAN; the protein is encoded by the exons ATGGTGGGACTTAAACCCTCAGATGTACCCCCTCCACTGGGGGTAAAGATGGCAagtgctggagcagcagcatgtATAGCTGACATAGTTACATTTCCTCTCGACACGGCCAAAGTCAGACTCCAG ATACAGGGAGAGAAGGTGGCAGTGGGAGGCATCAGATACAGAGGTGTTTTTGGGACGATCAGCACCATGGTCCGAACAGAAGGGCCTCGGGCTCTGTACAACGGACTGGTGGCGGGTCTGCAACGGCAACTGTGCTTTGCCTCTGTCAGAATCGGCCTGTATGACAATGTAAAAAATTTCTACACAGGCAGCAAAGACA ACCCCAGTATTCTGGTGCGTATCCTGGCTGGCTGCACTACAGGTGCCATGGCAGTGTCTTTTGCACAACCCACAGATGTGGTCAAGGTTCGATTCCAAGCACAGATGAACCTGGACGGCGTGGCCCGTCGCTACAGCGGCACCATGCAGGCCTACAAGCACATCTTCCAGAATGAGGGCATCCGTGGACTCTGGAAAG GCACACTGCCCAACATCACCAGAAATGCGCTGGTCAACTGTACAGAGCTGGTTACCTATGACCTGATAAAGGAAGCCATCCTGAGACACAACCTCCTGTCAG ACAATCTTCCTTGCCACTTTGTGTCTGCATTTGGGGCTGGGTTTGTTACCACGGTGATTGCCTCCCCAGTAGATGTGGTGAAGACTAGATACATGAACTCTCCACCGGGACAGTACAGGAGCGCCATCAACTGCGCCTGGACAATGATGACCAAAGAAGGGCCGACTGCCTTCTACAAAGG atTCGTGCCGTCATTTCTGAGGTTGGGGTCGTGGAATGTTGTGATGTTTGTCTCGTTTGAACAAATCAAGAGAGCCATGATGGTCACGAAGAAGAGGATTGATGGAGCAAATTGA
- the LOC137914616 gene encoding ELMO domain-containing protein 2-like has product MLGCIWQYLYTSFLRYWLKWLIRQATGICELQRICSGNKPGATRTIKAEYSLRSSKTKALRAALETNNDKLEDCVKQIMKVKSIKAQKDPLFQESLHICLLQITGHGSLCVSVEDLRKQVFSSESQEHEAKLLKLWDLLMPAVKLESRITKQWGDIGFQGDDPKTDFRGMGLLGLINLVFFSENYTEEARQVLSHANHPKLGYSYAIVGINLTEMAYSLLMSGALKPQFYNTVQGTPELHHFHQLYCYLAYEFDRFWMAEEPESIMQFNQYREKFHNVVKTHLQEPDVTLKLTVRSGKNLTIFKNCP; this is encoded by the exons ATGCTGGGGTGTATCTGGCAGTATTTGTACACGTCCTTCCTGAGGTACTGGCTGAAGTGGCTCATCAGACAGGCAACAGGAATATGTGAGCTGCAGAGAATATGCTCTGGGAACAAGCCTGGGGCAACAAGGACAATAAAAGCAG AGTATTCTCTCCGGTCATCAAAGACCAAG GCTTTAAGAGCAGCTTTGGAAACCAACAATGACAAATTAGAAGATTGTGTAAAGCAAATTATGAAAGTTAAATCTATCAAAGCCCAGAAAGATCCACT GTTTCAGGAAAGCCTGCACATCTGTCTTTTACAGATTACAGGACACGGCAGCTTGTGTGTATCTGTGGAAGACTTGAGAAAACAAGTCTTCAGCTCAGAAAGCCAGGAACATGAGGCCAAACTGTTGAAG TTGTGGGACTTGTTGATGCCAGCAGTCAAACTGGAGTCCAGGATCACCAAACAGTGGGGAGACATTGGATTCCAAGGTGACGACCCAAAGACGGACTTCAGAGGAATGGGCCTGCTGGGCCTAATCAACCTTGT GTTTTTCAGTGAAAACTACACAGAGGAGGCTCGGCAGGTTTTGTCACATGCAAACCATCCTAAACTAGG GTATTCGTATGCCATAGTTGGGATCAATTTGACAGAGATGGCGTACAGCCTCCTGATGAGTGGTGCTTTGAAACCTCAATTCTACAATACAGTACAGGGCACGCCTGAGCTCCATCACTTTCATCAGCTATACT GTTATCTGGCGTATGAGTTTGATAGATTCTGGATGGCAGAAGAACCAGAAAGCATCATGCAGTTCAACCAGTACAGAGAAAAGTTCCATAATGTAGTCAAGACTCATTTACAGGAGCCCGATGTAACTCTCAAATTGACTGTCCGTTCGGGAAAAAACTTAACTATATTCAAAAATTGTCCCTGA